In Antechinus flavipes isolate AdamAnt ecotype Samford, QLD, Australia chromosome 3, AdamAnt_v2, whole genome shotgun sequence, a genomic segment contains:
- the CTLA4 gene encoding cytotoxic T-lymphocyte protein 4, which yields MVLLRSRRQMGKLHHPKNWPCTAMLSLLFIPSISKGVHVTQPEVVLANSRGVASFVCQYELTNKTKEIRVGLLRQMDSQMVEVCASTYLVQDQPVFMDDMLECTGHVNGSKVTLTLTGLKASDSGLYICKVELMYPPPYYMGLGNGTQIYVIDPEPCPDFEVMLWILAIVSSALFFYSFLITAVSLNKMLQKRSLLTTGVYVKMPPTEPEHEKQFQPYFIPIN from the exons ATGGTTCTCCTGAGATCCAGGAGACAAATGGGAAAGCTTCACCATCCCAAGAACTGGCCCTGCACAGCaatgctctctcttctctttatccCAAGTATCTCTAAAG gGGTACATGTAACTCAACCAGAAGTGGTCCTGGCCAACAGCAGAGGGGTTGCCAGCTTTGTGTGTCAATATGAAttgacaaacaaaaccaaagagaTCCGAGTGGGGCTTCTTCGACAGATGGACAGCCAGATGGTTGAAGTCTGTGCCTCAACATACCTGGTACAGGATCAACCAGTGTTCATGGATGACATGCTTGAGTGTACGGGACATGTCAATGGGAGTAAAGTGACGCTCACTCTCACAGGGCTAAAGGCCTCAGACAGTGGACTATACATCTGCAAAGTGGAACTCATGTATCCTCCACCCTACTACATGGGTTTGGGCAATGGAACACAGATATATGTAATTG ATCCTGAACCTTGTCCAGACTTTGAAGTCATGCTTTGGATTCTGGCCATAGTGAGCTCTGcattatttttttatagtttCCTCATCACAGCCGTTTCCTTGAATAAAATG TTACAGAAAAGGAGCCTTCTCACTACAGGAGTCTATGTGAAAATGCCTCCAACAGAACCTGAACATGAGAAGCAATTTCAACCGTACTTTATTCCCATCAACTGA